Proteins encoded by one window of Mercenaria mercenaria strain notata chromosome 4, MADL_Memer_1, whole genome shotgun sequence:
- the LOC123553601 gene encoding beta-1,4-N-acetylgalactosaminyltransferase bre-4-like translates to MFKRKDVIRTLYLLAVILVIMVTLSQILVVHRRNHNSNRYRDTHKAHEMLAMLQHLEKGIETMMKKEYLPTRTHKEQLLALIYVERIKQYILKLNIVDQISKEQRHRRFGDNTYTAFHERKLRFLEVTENELTPTSSIENEVNKKEVFMHEINYKTNENIETSIKLNDDAGTVLNSKYSVNIKENKSINNEKLMQNFKPVQKRMILNKYVYDQNYSISHAHNQTNTGTSKYHTQTMGVLKDNPAEKCPDIPSNLEGKTVISSRVPDHLSDELRFSDIQLGGFWKPITCVARQRTAIIIPYRNRETHLHTLLHYLIPVLKRQLLEFRIFVFEQFGNMTFNKGRVMNAGFMEAWKLWTFDCVIFHDVDLLPENDKNMYTCGQFPRHMSISVDKFSYRLPYWTLVGGVFSIKREQFLRVNGYSNLYWGWGAEDDDMAQRLKSSHLKIERPPANIGRYKMIKHENRETSPMKIRAYLLKTVKNRYRRDGLNTLDYSLVFVYNTKLYTHVMVDIGQPPVEATDIAKLLI, encoded by the exons ATGTTCAAAAGAAAAGATGTCATTCGGACATTATATCTGTTGGCAGTAATTCTAGTTATAATGGTAACACTATCACAGATTTTGGTAGTTCATCGCCGGAATCACAACAGCAACAGATATCGAGATACACACAAAGCCCATGAAATGTTGGCGATGCTGCAACATTTAGAAAAGGGTATTGAGACAATGATGAAGAAAGAATACTTGCCAACAAGAACGCACAAGGAGCAATTACTGGCGTTAATTTATGTTGAGAGAATAAAACAGTACATTTTAAAGCTTAACATTGTTGACCAAATATCCAAAGAACAAAGGCATAGAAGATTTGGTGATAATACTTATACTGCATTCCATGAAAGAAAACTAAGATTTTTAGAAGTAACAGAAAACGAATTGACGCCAACATCAAGTATTGAAAATGAAGTGAATAAAAAGGAAGTGTTTATGcatgaaataaattacaaaacaaatgaaaatatagaaaCTAGTATCAAATTAAATGATGATGCTGGTACTGTGCTGAATTCAAAATACTCTGTAAATATAAAGGAAAATAAAAGTATCAATAATGAAAAGCTGATGCAGAACTTTAAACCTGTTCAAAAGAGGATGATACtgaataaatatgtatatgatCAAAATTATAGCATTAGCCACGCTCACaatcaaacaaatacaggaaccaGTAAATATCATACACAAACTATGGGTGTATTAAAAGACAACCCCGCTGAAAAGTGTCCTGATATTCCAAGTAACTTGG aaggAAAAACTGTTATTTCGTCAAGGGTCCCAGACCATCTTTCAGATGAATTGAGATTTTCTGACATTCAACTGGGCGGGTTTTGGAAACCCATCACATGCGTTGCGAGACAACGGACAGCAATTATTATTCCCTACCGGAACAGAGAGACACACCTGCACACGTTACTACATTACCTGATTCCAGTATTGAAGAGACAGCTTCTCGAATTTAGGATATTTGTTTTTGAACAG TTTGGAAATATGACCTTCAATAAAGGTCGAGTGATGAACGCCGGATTTATGGAGGCCTGGAAGCTTTGGACATTCGACTGTGTTATATTTCACGATGTGGATTTACTGCcggaaaatgataaaaatatgtacACGTGTGGTCAGTTTCCACGTCATATGTCAATTTCTGTCGACAAATTTAGTTATAG ACTGCCTTACTGGACGTTAGTAGGTGGTGTTTTTAGCATAAAACGTGAGCAGTTTCTAAGAGTTAACGGATACTCTAATTTGTATTGGGGATGGGGAGCCGAAGATGACGACATGGCTCAAAG ACTGAAGTCCTCACACTTGAAGATTGAAAGACCACCGGCTAATATAGGGAGATACAAAATGATCAAACATGAGAACAGAGAGACCTCTCCCATGAAAATAAG GGCATATTtattgaaaactgtaaaaaatcgaTACCGGCGAGATGGGCTTAACACGCTGGACTATAGCCTTGTGTTTGTTTACAATACTAAACTTTATACTCATGTTATGGTTGATATAGGACAACCACCAGTGGAAGCAACAGACATAGCGAAACTGTTAATCTAA